From a single Aestuariibius sp. HNIBRBA575 genomic region:
- a CDS encoding 2Fe-2S iron-sulfur cluster-binding protein has product MAKITYIEHGGKEHVVEVANGLTVMEGARDNGIPGIEADCGGACACSTCHVYVDASWVDKLPAKDAMEEDMLDFAFEPDTARSRLTCQLKVTDDLNGLIVNMPEKQI; this is encoded by the coding sequence ATGGCAAAAATTACGTATATCGAGCATGGTGGCAAAGAGCATGTCGTCGAAGTGGCCAATGGGCTGACAGTGATGGAAGGCGCACGTGACAATGGCATTCCCGGCATCGAAGCCGATTGCGGCGGCGCCTGTGCCTGTTCCACCTGCCACGTTTATGTGGATGCATCCTGGGTCGACAAATTGCCCGCCAAGGACGCCATGGAAGAGGACATGTTGGATTTCGCCTTTGAGCCCGACACAGCGCGGTCGCGACTGACCTGTCAGCTAAAGGTTACGGATGACCTGAATGGCCTGATCGTGAATATGCCAGAAAAGCAAATTTGA
- the cobS gene encoding adenosylcobinamide-GDP ribazoletransferase, with translation MTKTDPMSDPCPHCPRPKDVLAAIGLLTRLPISVDTDQAQARAAIAPWAYPLVGLVVGGLAAVMGYIALWFDISPTITAGLAVVVMIVVTGALHEDGLADTCDGLWGGWDRERRLQIMKDSKIGTYGVLGLILSVILRWAGYMALIEVGFLWAVLLLVPMISRAPMVVLMATLPHARTTGLSHSVGRPVWQIAVLACVTAAILGLVIWPAKMLAICVVLAICTFGIAKLARAKIGGQTGDILGASQQISEIAVLLVLVTTV, from the coding sequence ATGACGAAAACCGACCCGATGTCTGATCCCTGCCCCCATTGTCCGCGTCCCAAGGATGTTTTGGCAGCAATAGGATTGCTCACGCGATTGCCGATTTCGGTGGACACAGATCAGGCGCAGGCCCGCGCGGCGATTGCGCCCTGGGCCTATCCGTTGGTTGGGCTGGTTGTGGGGGGGCTGGCAGCTGTGATGGGGTATATTGCCCTTTGGTTTGACATCTCGCCGACCATCACAGCCGGTTTGGCCGTGGTGGTGATGATTGTCGTCACCGGCGCCCTACACGAAGACGGGCTGGCCGATACCTGTGATGGCCTATGGGGGGGCTGGGATCGTGAACGGCGGCTTCAGATCATGAAAGACAGCAAAATCGGCACCTATGGCGTGTTGGGTTTGATCCTTTCGGTCATTCTACGCTGGGCTGGGTATATGGCCTTGATCGAGGTGGGGTTTTTGTGGGCGGTTTTGCTATTGGTCCCAATGATCAGCCGCGCACCAATGGTGGTTTTGATGGCGACCCTCCCGCATGCGCGCACCACAGGTCTAAGCCATTCTGTGGGACGCCCGGTCTGGCAAATCGCCGTGCTGGCATGTGTGACGGCTGCAATACTGGGGTTGGTGATCTGGCCAGCCAAGATGTTGGCGATCTGCGTGGTTTTGGCGATCTGCACCTTTGGCATCGCGAAATTGGCCCGGGCAAAAATAGGAGGCCAAACCGGGGACATTTTGGGCGCGTCCCAACAGATTAGTGAAATTGCCGTTCTTTTGGTATTGGTAACAACGGTTTAA
- the cobT gene encoding nicotinate-nucleotide--dimethylbenzimidazole phosphoribosyltransferase yields MTAPFSSIETFRATLAAAPNTDSAAMAGAEARNGQLTKPPGALGRLEDLAIWYAGWRGTDRPVIKSPQVVIFAGNHGVCARGVSAFPAEVTVQMVANFEHGGAAINQLAKEFGAKMDVVALELDRPTADFTSQPAMSEAELVTALQAGWNAVDPEADLLVTGEMGIGNTTSAAAIGAALLGGDPADWTGRGTGVDDAGLQRKTEVVAEGLALHADQLSDPLQVLRCLGGRELAGMAGAIAAARAHKIPVILDGFICSAAALVLAKTQSGALDHAVAGHQSAEGAHANLLAGLGKEPLLQLGLRLGEGSGGALAIGVLKGAIACHSGMATFAEAGVSDG; encoded by the coding sequence ATGACTGCTCCTTTTTCCTCGATCGAAACGTTTCGTGCAACTTTGGCCGCTGCGCCCAATACGGATAGTGCGGCTATGGCCGGGGCTGAGGCCCGCAATGGCCAGCTGACCAAACCCCCCGGCGCGCTGGGGCGGCTCGAAGATCTGGCGATTTGGTATGCGGGCTGGCGCGGGACGGATCGCCCGGTGATCAAATCGCCCCAAGTGGTGATTTTTGCGGGCAATCACGGTGTTTGCGCCCGTGGCGTTTCGGCATTCCCAGCCGAAGTAACAGTGCAAATGGTGGCCAATTTTGAACATGGCGGGGCTGCGATCAATCAATTGGCCAAGGAATTTGGGGCCAAAATGGACGTGGTTGCATTGGAACTGGATCGACCAACCGCTGATTTTACCAGCCAGCCTGCTATGAGCGAAGCAGAGCTGGTGACGGCATTGCAGGCAGGTTGGAACGCGGTTGACCCAGAGGCGGACCTGTTGGTTACCGGTGAAATGGGCATTGGCAACACGACCTCAGCCGCGGCGATCGGTGCGGCTTTGTTGGGGGGTGATCCTGCGGACTGGACCGGGCGTGGCACGGGCGTTGACGATGCGGGATTACAACGCAAAACAGAGGTTGTTGCCGAAGGTTTGGCGCTGCATGCGGATCAATTGTCCGATCCGTTGCAGGTTTTGCGCTGTTTGGGGGGCCGTGAATTGGCTGGCATGGCGGGGGCGATTGCCGCCGCGCGCGCGCATAAAATTCCGGTCATTCTGGACGGCTTTATCTGCTCTGCGGCGGCGTTGGTTTTGGCCAAAACCCAATCGGGCGCGTTGGATCACGCGGTTGCGGGCCATCAAAGCGCAGAAGGCGCGCATGCTAACCTGTTGGCGGGGCTGGGCAAAGAGCCGCTGTTGCAACTGGGGTTGCGATTGGGCGAAGGGTCGGGGGGCGCCTTGGCCATTGGCGTTCTGAAAGGCGCGATTGCCTGTCATTCCGGCATGGCGACCTTTGCAGAAGCGGGCGTTTCTGACGGTTAA
- a CDS encoding VCBS repeat-containing protein yields the protein MRVLAAVFCALGPLGAQADITAAQYRDVTNVYGHGAVEGGEYAGLEVHLSDGRVLGTAAHNAVYEDTAPRLVDLNSDGNPEIITVVSRFQTGAAIRIWSEVETADHPLGSTVAVVAEIDPIGTRNRWLAIAGAADIDGDGVMEIAYVDRPHLAKTLRILEVRVNGDDWELVPEASMRGVTNHRFGDRFIIGGIRECGSDPEIILASADWTRLLAVQYGENQFTTQDLGLYSDASMQDAMGC from the coding sequence ATGCGGGTTCTGGCGGCTGTATTTTGCGCGCTTGGCCCGCTTGGGGCGCAGGCAGATATCACAGCCGCCCAGTATCGTGACGTCACAAATGTCTATGGCCACGGTGCGGTTGAGGGCGGCGAATATGCCGGACTTGAGGTGCATCTATCCGATGGCCGTGTGCTGGGCACCGCTGCGCATAACGCCGTTTACGAAGATACAGCCCCGCGGCTGGTGGATTTGAACAGCGATGGAAACCCAGAGATCATCACCGTGGTGTCCAGGTTCCAAACCGGCGCAGCGATCCGGATCTGGTCCGAGGTTGAAACGGCGGATCATCCGCTTGGCTCGACTGTGGCCGTTGTGGCCGAAATCGACCCGATTGGTACGCGCAACCGCTGGCTGGCCATCGCGGGGGCTGCGGATATTGACGGGGACGGGGTTATGGAAATTGCCTATGTGGATCGCCCGCATCTGGCAAAAACCCTGCGTATTCTAGAGGTTCGGGTAAATGGCGACGATTGGGAACTGGTCCCCGAAGCGTCGATGCGCGGTGTGACCAACCACCGATTTGGCGATAGGTTTATCATCGGCGGCATTCGCGAATGCGGCTCTGATCCGGAAATCATTTTGGCCTCTGCGGACTGGACCCGATTGCTGGCCGTGCAATACGGCGAAAATCAGTTCACAACCCAAGATTTGGGGCTTTACAGCGATGCATCCATGCAGGATGCGATGGGCTGTTGA
- a CDS encoding cation:proton antiporter → MQGLLFQATIYLGAAVIAVPMAARLGLGSVLGYLLAGIAIGFIPGIGSEAQELQHFAEFGVVVMLFLIGLELEPHALWNMRQRLVGLGGLQLTLTTLAVTVAALILGQVWQTALAIGLIFALSSTAIVLQTLSEKRLMQTPGGRSSFSVLLTQDIAVIPMLALMPLLAVAPVASFNQDGSIDRPTTGTDAAHDTGHGATMSLVEGLPAWGVTLVTLGAVAVVVLAGIYLTQPLFRYIHQARLREMYTALALLMVISIATLMNMVGLSPALGTFLAGMVLANTEFRHELESDLEPFKGLLLGLFFITVGAGINFDLLLDQPGTLLGLTLGLILIKAAVLYLLSRVFQIHGRDRWLFTLGLAQAGEFGFVLVSFSLQTHVLSAELSGLLLMVIALSMMVTPLLFILYEQLGRRLTVHPDQPHDEINEQGQVIIAGIGRFGQVVNRLVQSAGFSTVILDHDLQIVQTMRKFGFKGFFGDPTRPDLLHAAGLQDAAVLVVAVDSKANVTKLVAYARQTRPDIHIVARARDRHHVYELYQAGANDIVREMFDSSLRAGRYVLENMGLSEYEANEAEVYFYHHDRATMLELADLWKPGVAAADNPEYMARSRELNKDLESALGNNVDRRELAEMRSYVKENRQDLSPGGRLKPMDSDEN, encoded by the coding sequence ATGCAAGGCCTTCTTTTTCAAGCGACAATTTATCTAGGTGCGGCTGTCATAGCGGTGCCAATGGCCGCGCGTCTGGGGCTTGGCTCTGTTTTGGGGTATTTGCTGGCCGGAATCGCGATCGGGTTTATCCCCGGCATCGGTTCCGAGGCGCAGGAATTACAGCATTTTGCCGAATTTGGCGTGGTGGTTATGCTGTTCCTCATCGGCCTAGAGCTGGAACCGCATGCATTGTGGAATATGCGCCAACGTCTGGTCGGGCTGGGTGGATTGCAGCTGACATTAACCACGTTGGCGGTAACCGTTGCTGCGCTTATTCTGGGGCAGGTTTGGCAAACGGCGCTTGCGATTGGGCTGATTTTTGCCCTGTCTTCCACGGCGATTGTCCTGCAAACCCTTTCTGAAAAACGTCTGATGCAAACCCCCGGTGGTCGGTCGTCGTTTTCGGTGCTGCTGACACAGGATATCGCGGTCATTCCGATGTTGGCGCTGATGCCTTTGCTGGCCGTCGCGCCTGTCGCCAGCTTTAACCAAGACGGATCGATTGACCGCCCGACCACAGGCACGGACGCGGCCCATGACACAGGTCACGGCGCAACCATGTCACTGGTCGAAGGCCTGCCCGCCTGGGGCGTCACATTGGTGACTTTGGGCGCGGTGGCGGTGGTCGTTTTGGCGGGCATATACCTGACCCAACCTTTGTTTCGCTACATCCATCAGGCGCGATTGCGTGAAATGTACACAGCGCTGGCCTTGTTGATGGTCATTTCAATCGCCACATTGATGAATATGGTCGGCCTGTCCCCCGCTTTGGGCACGTTTTTGGCCGGGATGGTGCTGGCCAATACTGAGTTCCGCCACGAATTAGAGAGCGATCTAGAACCGTTCAAAGGCCTGTTGCTTGGGCTGTTTTTCATCACCGTCGGCGCGGGCATCAATTTTGATTTGCTGCTGGACCAGCCGGGCACATTGCTGGGCCTGACATTGGGCCTGATCCTGATCAAAGCCGCCGTGCTGTACCTGTTGTCACGGGTGTTTCAGATTCATGGCCGGGATCGCTGGCTGTTTACGCTTGGATTGGCTCAGGCGGGCGAATTTGGCTTTGTTCTGGTATCATTTTCGCTGCAAACACATGTGCTTAGCGCGGAATTGTCCGGTTTGCTGTTGATGGTGATTGCCCTGTCGATGATGGTCACGCCGTTGTTGTTTATCCTTTATGAACAGCTGGGGCGGCGTCTGACGGTGCATCCTGATCAGCCCCATGACGAAATCAACGAACAGGGTCAGGTGATCATCGCCGGGATTGGCCGATTTGGTCAGGTGGTCAATCGCTTGGTTCAAAGCGCAGGCTTTTCCACGGTCATTCTGGATCATGACCTGCAAATCGTTCAAACCATGCGCAAATTTGGCTTTAAGGGCTTCTTTGGGGACCCGACCCGCCCTGATTTGCTGCATGCGGCCGGGTTGCAGGATGCCGCGGTGTTGGTTGTGGCCGTTGACAGCAAAGCCAACGTCACCAAACTGGTTGCATATGCACGCCAAACCCGTCCCGATATCCACATCGTAGCGCGGGCGCGCGACCGGCACCACGTCTATGAACTATATCAGGCCGGTGCGAATGATATCGTGCGTGAAATGTTTGACAGCTCGCTTCGGGCTGGGCGGTATGTTCTTGAAAATATGGGGCTTTCTGAATACGAAGCCAACGAAGCCGAGGTCTATTTTTACCACCACGATCGGGCCACCATGCTGGAATTGGCTGATCTGTGGAAACCGGGTGTCGCTGCGGCGGATAATCCGGAATATATGGCGCGATCACGCGAGTTGAACAAAGATTTGGAAAGCGCGCTTGGCAATAACGTTGATCGACGTGAATTGGCGGAAATGCGATCCTATGTCAAAGAAAACCGCCAAGATCTGAGCCCTGGCGGTCGACTTAAGCCAATGGATAGTGACGAAAATTAA